In the genome of Vicia villosa cultivar HV-30 ecotype Madison, WI linkage group LG7, Vvil1.0, whole genome shotgun sequence, one region contains:
- the LOC131618759 gene encoding uncharacterized protein LOC131618759, whose protein sequence is MTYAQLLAHLLHRELVQLRTMGPPPAKLPPNYDANAHCDFDSGAAGHDIEHCIGLMHKVQDLIDSKAIEFTPTQGPNVVQNPMPPHGTHAVNAIEVVEDARLVKDVNELGSLLPLLKIELLRMGLYSGCGELCTDCMAISLVCDKVKSGIQQLIDNGYLQFEHVRHPELVKNEVNVVSIPYTPAKIPVPARAPPLVITLPGPVPYTSERAIPWNYGAEVFYQGTKHEIEIPVEKKDVDNVVGIGRMTRSGRIFNPPQNTRDDNTEALAQAKGKRVVEDTMDQGQSSNSEDTVAKEMEEFLKIIKKSEYKVVDQLSQTQSKISILQLLLCSETHRNALLRLLSAAFVPPEISVNQHEGVVSNINAGNGLGFTDADLPSEGRNHNRALHISVECKGTMLSRVLMDTGSSLNVLPKSSLMRLNYSGVEISPSELTVRAFDGSKRSVFGEVDLTIMIGPQLFTITFFVMDIHPSYSCLLGRPWIHAAGAVTSTLHQKLKFATQGKIVTICGEEEHVVSHLASFRYIDVEGEVHETPCQAFEVVQTIKIPYVKNKKLEAPMSSLKEAKAVVESGHPEGWGRVLDLPIKQDKCGIGYQLGQSSSNEAPKKSGTFVPIKFSSAGIVKDHICAADDDMDRDYDIEEWIKPCVPRQKFLNWSPEDIISIAFDQK, encoded by the coding sequence ATGACATATGCACAACTACTTGCTCATCTTTTACATCGTGAGTTGGTGCAACTTCGTACCATGGGCCCTCCACCTGCTAAGCTCCCTCCTAACTATGATGCCAATGCTCACTGTGATTTTGATTCTGGGGCTGCTGGTCATGATATTGAACATTGCATAGGACTCATGCATAAAGTACAAGATCTGATTGATTCAAAGGCTATTGAGTTCACCCCTACTCAAGGGCCTAACGTTGTTCAGAACCCTATGCCTCCCCATGGAACTCATGCTGTAAATGCCATCGAGGTCGTTGAAGACGCTCGCTTGGTCAAGGATGTGAACGAATTGGGCTCTCTGTTGCCATTATTAAAGATAGAATTATTGAGGATGGGTCTATACTCTGGTTGTGGAGAATTATGTACTGATTGCATGGCCATTTCCTTAGTTTGTGACAAGGTGAAAAGTGGGATTCAACAGTTGATAGATAATGGGTATCTACAGTTTGAGCATGTGCGACATCCTGAATTAGTCAAGAATGAAGTCAATGTGGTATCTATCCCGTATACTCCTGCTAAGATTCCAGTTCCTGCCAGAGCACCGCCTTTGGTCATTACATTGCCTGGTCCCGTCCCGTATACTAGTGAAAGAGCAATCCCATGGAATTATGGGGCAGAAGTTTTCTACCAAGGGACCAAACATGAGATCGAAATTCCAGTTGAGAAAAAAGATGTGGACAATGTTGTTGGCATTGGGCGGATGACAAGGAGTGGTCGTATTTTCAATCCTCCCCAGAATACTCGCGATGATAATACAGAAGCTCTAGCTCAAGCAAAAGGGAAAAGAGTGGTAGAAGATACAATGGATCAGGGGCAAAGCTCTAACTCTGAAGACACTGTGGccaaagagatggaagagttcctaaAGATCATCAAGAAAAGTGAGTATAAAGTGGTTGACCAACTGAGTCAAACTCAATCAAAGATTTCGATTTTGCAGTTGCTCTTGTGTTCGGAGACACATCGAAATGCTTTGTTGAGACTTCTAAGTGCTGCCTTCGTCCCTCCGGAAATCTCAGTGAATCAACATGAAGGAGTGGTGTCAAACATCAATGCTGGTAATGGATTGGGATTCACCGATGCAGACTTGCCTTCTGAAGGTAGAAATCACAATAGAGCTTTGCATATATCAGTGGAGTGTAAAGGGACTATGTTATCACGTGTTCTCATGGATACTGGATCTTCTTTGAATGTATTACCGAAATCGTCTCTGATGAGGCTAAATTATTCTGGCGTTGAGATAAGTCCGAGTGAATTGACGGTGAGAGCCTTTGATGGCTCAAAAAGATCAGTGTTTGGGGAGGTTGACTTGACGATAATGATAGGCCCTCAACTCTTCACTATTACTTTTTTCGTGATGGATATCCATCCGTCCTATAGTTGTCTCctaggacgcccatggatccatgctgctggggccgtgACTTCCACATTGCATCAGAAACTCAAATTCGCGACTCAAGGAAAGATAGTCACAATATGTGGGGAGGAAGAACACGTGGTAAGCCATCTTGCGTCCTTCAGGTATATTGATGTGGAAGGAGAGGTCCACGAGACGCCTTGCCAGGCCTTTGAGGTTGTCCAGACTATCAAGATCCCTTATGTTAAAAATAAGAAGTTGGAGGCTCCCATGTCTTCACTAAAGGAAGCTAAAGCTGTGGTTGAATCTGGTCATCCTGAAGGATGGGGCCGAGTCTTGGATTTACCAATCAAGCAGGATAAATGTGGGATTGGATATCAGTTGGGTCAGAGTTCATCTAATGAGGCCCCCAAGAAGTCTGGAACCTTCGTTCCGATCAAGTTCTCTAGTGCTGGCATCGTCAAAGATCATATCTGTGCTGCTGATGATGATATGGATAGAGATTATGACATTGAAGAATGGATCAAGCCGTGCGTCCCAAGACAGAAGTTTCTCAACTGGTCGCCCGAGGACATCATCTCAATTGCTTTTGATCAAAAGTAa
- the LOC131618760 gene encoding uncharacterized protein LOC131618760, translating to MANSVTVNKKATRRTFTCSFFREDATPLVQLSTLVTGSNRDEFRETYGHILLMLTTRIDEWGLYTLLQFYDSELSCFTFQDYQLAPTFEEYADILKIKVQRKIPFVCVPEKPKMDRIASALYLSMKDVTDNWKPNGGTHGFYVRFLMKKAEALAIEKKWKEFNALLAVMIYGLVMFPNIPNFIDLTAICLFMDQNPVPTLLADTYYAIHSRYGKKGLVGGCLRILYEWFSSHLPKSGAFVTTRDSQKWPQRIMGLTANDIVWCCIRMSIEEVITSCGSFDNVPLIGTKGVINYNPRLALRQLGFVLKDKPLDKEIFESVCFEKGTDLEGLEKVRSA from the coding sequence ATGGCTAACAGTGTGACCGTCAACAAAAAGGCTACGAGACGTACCTTCACTTGCAGTTTCTTTCGTGAGGATGCAACACCTTTGGTTCAATTGAGCACCCTGGTTACTGGGTCTAATCGGGATGAGTTCAGAGAGACTTATGGCCACATTCTGCTTATGTTGACTACTCGTATTGATGAGTGGGGTCTCTatactcttcttcagttctaTGATTCTGAGTTGAGCTGCTTCACCTTTCAAGACTACCAACTGGCTCCCACCTTTGAAGAGTATGCTGACATTCTCAAGATTAAGGTTCAACGTAAAATCCCTTTTGTATGTGTACCTGAGAAGCCAAAAATGGATCGAATCGCtagtgctctttatttgagcatgaaggaTGTTACggataactggaagcctaatggtggaaccCATGGATTCTATGTAAGATTTCTGATGAAGAAGGCTGAAGCCCTTGCTATTGAGAAAaaatggaaagaattcaatgcCCTCCTGGCCGTCATGATATATGGATTAGTGATGTTTCCGAATATTCCAAATTTTATCGATCTTACTGCCATTTGTCTCTTTATGGATCAAAATCCTGTACCCACTCTGTTGGCCGACACTTATTATGCCATCCATTCTAGGTATGGGAAAAAAGGATTAGTTGGGGGTTGTTTACGGATACTATACGAATGGTTTTCTTCACACTTGCCTAAAAGTGGAGCGTTTGTCACCACAAGAGACTCacagaaatggcctcaaaggatcatggggctaaCTGCAAATGACATCGTCTGGTGTTGCATCAGAATGAGTATAGAGGAAGTTATAACTAGTTGTGGCAGTTTTGACAACgttcccctcataggaacgaAAGGTGTTATCAATTATAACCCGAGGCTCGCATTACGCCAGTTGGGATTTGTGCTTAAAGacaagcctttggacaaagagatattCGAATCCGTTTGCTTTGAGAAGGGAACTGATCTAGAGGGTTTGGAAAAAGTAAGAAGTGCCTAG